Proteins encoded by one window of Tunturibacter psychrotolerans:
- the zwf gene encoding glucose-6-phosphate dehydrogenase encodes MSTSTVPVGVSAAAADATKKGERIPEPCIVVIFGASGDLTKRKLLPALYHLDQSGLLPKDFAVVGVARRDLSATFGPDMKDGIMKGGGVEENDPKLKPFMDRVSYFATEFDDDAGFDKLKAHLAELDGKFNTKGNRLFYLAVAPEFFADITRRLGKHGMAKPEAGDKHWVRVIIEKPFGTDLESARKLNDEINDVLAEDQIFRIDHYLGKETVQNILVFRFGNGIFEPVWNRNYIDHVEITAAESIGIEGRGPFYEKAGAVRDVLQNHVMEVLSFVAMEPPDSFEAGAVRTEKLKVWRAIEGIPVNNTVRGQYGPGKVDGKDVVGYRQEDRVSPTSSTETFAAIRVEIENWRWAGVPFYLRAGKRLAKRVTEVTIVFKQPPLHLFKSNSTGDNIEPNVITMRIQPDEGISLQFGAKVPGPTTNLAQVNMAFSYADAFGKSSANGYERLLLDAMLGDATLFAHRDGVEATWALFTPILEAWAKVEGKHFPNYAAGSEGPDCADELLAKDGRKWQPL; translated from the coding sequence ATGAGCACAAGCACAGTACCAGTTGGCGTATCGGCAGCGGCGGCGGATGCCACCAAGAAGGGTGAGCGCATTCCAGAGCCATGCATCGTTGTTATCTTCGGCGCTTCGGGTGATCTTACGAAGCGCAAGCTTCTGCCTGCGCTTTATCACCTGGATCAGTCGGGACTTTTGCCGAAGGATTTCGCGGTGGTCGGTGTTGCGCGTCGCGACCTGAGCGCTACGTTTGGTCCTGATATGAAAGACGGGATTATGAAGGGCGGCGGAGTTGAGGAGAATGATCCGAAGTTGAAGCCGTTTATGGATCGCGTTTCCTACTTTGCGACAGAGTTTGACGATGACGCCGGATTCGACAAACTGAAGGCGCATCTGGCAGAGCTTGATGGCAAGTTCAACACCAAGGGCAATCGACTGTTCTATCTTGCAGTCGCGCCGGAGTTCTTCGCGGACATTACGCGACGTTTGGGCAAGCATGGCATGGCCAAGCCGGAAGCTGGGGATAAGCATTGGGTGCGCGTGATCATCGAGAAGCCGTTTGGCACTGATCTTGAGTCGGCGAGAAAGCTCAACGACGAGATCAACGATGTGCTGGCCGAAGATCAGATCTTCCGTATCGATCACTATCTTGGCAAAGAGACCGTTCAGAATATTCTCGTATTTCGTTTTGGTAACGGGATCTTTGAGCCGGTCTGGAATCGTAACTACATTGACCATGTCGAGATCACGGCTGCTGAGTCGATTGGTATCGAAGGGCGCGGACCGTTTTATGAGAAGGCCGGTGCTGTTCGCGATGTGTTGCAGAACCATGTGATGGAGGTTCTTTCGTTTGTGGCGATGGAACCGCCAGACTCGTTCGAGGCTGGGGCAGTGCGTACCGAGAAGCTGAAGGTGTGGCGTGCGATTGAGGGGATTCCCGTCAACAACACGGTGCGTGGACAGTATGGTCCGGGCAAGGTGGATGGCAAGGACGTTGTTGGTTATCGGCAGGAAGATCGCGTCTCTCCGACCTCGAGCACTGAGACCTTTGCGGCGATTCGGGTTGAGATCGAGAACTGGCGCTGGGCCGGGGTTCCGTTCTATCTTCGCGCTGGGAAGAGGCTGGCGAAGCGCGTGACAGAAGTGACGATTGTCTTCAAACAGCCGCCGTTGCACCTGTTCAAGTCCAACAGCACCGGCGACAACATCGAGCCGAACGTCATCACGATGCGGATTCAGCCCGACGAGGGGATCTCGCTGCAGTTTGGTGCGAAGGTTCCTGGCCCGACGACGAATCTGGCGCAGGTGAACATGGCGTTCAGCTATGCGGATGCGTTCGGCAAGTCGTCGGCGAACGGTTATGAGCGGCTGCTGCTCGATGCGATGCTTGGCGATGCGACGTTGTTTGCGCACCGCGATGGCGTTGAGGCGACCTGGGCGCTGTTTACACCGATCCTCGAGGCGTGGGCCAAGGTCGAAGGCAAGCACTTTCCAAACTACGCAGCGGGCTCCGAAGGGCCGGACTGCGCGGATGAACTTCTGGCGAAGGATGGCCGGAAGTGGCAGCCGCTGTAG
- a CDS encoding PExPT-CTERM protein yields MKKTWFVLAGIALVSSVALPLHAQDGCVNSPENPTAILAVVGSAGAFFVSVRARIKARRNSSK; encoded by the coding sequence ATGAAGAAAACCTGGTTCGTACTCGCCGGCATCGCCCTCGTCTCGTCCGTCGCCCTTCCGCTGCACGCTCAAGACGGATGCGTGAACTCCCCCGAGAATCCGACTGCAATTCTTGCAGTTGTAGGCTCCGCAGGTGCATTTTTCGTTTCGGTACGTGCTCGCATTAAGGCTCGTCGCAACTCTTCCAAGTAG
- the glk gene encoding glucokinase, with the protein MILAGDVGGTKVHLALYDFANGRLHPIRDQKFPAHEFGSLDEVVLKFLAGDGTNTTQGKDILAACFGCPGPVRDGRLKLTNLPWILDTRDLVKSLSIPHISLINDLEANGYGIPELAPESIFTLHDGDPEATGHAGLMAAGTGLGQALLIWDGKKHRPIPSEGGHSDFAARSNREIALLEYLRNTLKGRVSWERVVSGIGIKNVYTFLRDVEKINEPGWLHDRMLSEDPNAVIGQCAEDGSSSLCFETMKIFTGAYGAEAGNMALQVLATGGMYLGGGIAPKILKTLKNGTFTQAFIDKGRLSPLVESVPVRVILDDTCALLGAAAYAEARASENSGYSERAASLQSS; encoded by the coding sequence ATGATTCTCGCTGGTGATGTTGGCGGAACGAAGGTTCACCTTGCACTGTACGACTTCGCAAATGGGCGATTGCACCCGATCCGCGACCAGAAGTTTCCGGCACATGAGTTTGGAAGCCTGGACGAGGTGGTTCTCAAGTTTCTCGCTGGCGATGGGACCAATACAACTCAAGGCAAAGATATTCTTGCGGCTTGCTTCGGATGCCCGGGGCCGGTTCGCGATGGGCGCCTGAAGCTGACGAACCTGCCGTGGATCCTGGATACGCGCGATCTGGTCAAGTCTCTTTCGATTCCTCATATCTCTCTCATCAACGACCTTGAAGCGAACGGTTACGGCATCCCCGAGCTTGCGCCGGAGAGCATCTTCACGCTGCACGATGGCGACCCGGAGGCCACCGGGCATGCGGGCCTGATGGCGGCGGGCACCGGTCTCGGACAGGCGTTGCTGATCTGGGATGGCAAGAAGCATCGTCCGATTCCGTCCGAGGGTGGTCACTCTGACTTTGCTGCGCGGAGCAATCGCGAGATCGCGCTGCTAGAGTATCTGCGCAACACCCTCAAAGGGCGGGTGAGCTGGGAGCGGGTTGTCTCCGGCATCGGAATCAAAAATGTCTATACCTTCCTGCGCGACGTGGAGAAGATCAACGAACCGGGCTGGCTTCACGATCGGATGCTGTCCGAGGACCCGAACGCAGTCATCGGTCAGTGCGCGGAAGACGGCTCGAGTTCGCTGTGCTTCGAGACGATGAAGATCTTCACCGGAGCCTACGGCGCGGAGGCCGGCAACATGGCTTTGCAGGTGCTTGCGACCGGTGGGATGTACCTTGGCGGGGGCATCGCTCCGAAGATTCTGAAGACGCTGAAGAACGGCACGTTTACCCAGGCCTTTATCGACAAGGGGCGGCTGTCGCCTCTGGTTGAATCAGTCCCGGTTCGCGTGATTCTCGACGACACCTGCGCCCTGTTGGGTGCGGCGGCTTACGCAGAGGCACGGGCATCGGAGAACTCTGGCTACTCGGAACGTGCTGCTTCACTTCAATCATCCTAG
- a CDS encoding M1 family metallopeptidase has product MFVRNTASAFSAFVLFLFATVGVQGQRLPLGVHPEHYGLTITPDLKAATFSGEETIDLVLDVPSKSITLNAAEIKFGEVKAYALPVAAYSYGKLGSQPKPLTPMEVDRHPQIAVTTLDGEKEQATFKFPEELAAGKVTLEIRYTGVLNDKLRGFYLSKTKVRNYAVTQFEPTDARRAFPSFDEPALKATYDITMVVDSGDTAISNTNLISDKSGPVAGKHTLRFATTPKMSSYLVAFLVGDFKCSEGKSDGVPIRVCSTPDKVGLTKFALESAKYVLHYYDTYFGIKYPMPKLDMIALPDFEAGAMENFGCITYRETDLLVEPKIGTIGEKKRVATVVAHETAHQWFGDMVTMWWWDNLWLNEGFATWMETKAAAAWHPEWNFAEDDAQALNDTLDLDAQRTTRAIRATADTPDEINEMFDGISYGKAGAVIGMVENYLGAEVFRQGVQSYLKAHLYANASAEDFWNAQTSNSHLPVDKIMSSFVTQPGVPLLGFGERQAGGFPLTGSRLFSSISEMRRPMGGRMPEWTVPICVKTEGQPVCRAMTPDFSIFHPHMLEAEGLPFFYANAGAKGYYRTVYTPAQFEAIEARAEGSLTPPERIGLLGDRWALVRSGEVAVGDYLGLVLRLKQDPSEAVIDTAHQEIQKLDSDIATDEDRAELAAVLRRQFGPVYSALGGPAKKESYDRQQIRGTLFELLGEARDPAVLAEAQILTVRVFAAGSEKDKTLDSTLADAAVQVSAAHGDVALYDKVLAVSRNFSDPAQQIDALRLLVQFRDPALVKRTLDLIASGEVRNQDSGTMLTSLMRQRETRDQAWDYVRKNWEQVRAQFTVSSGAEVVEATGSFCTEKQRDEVIGFFAAHKVAAAERTLSKAVDSINDCIEVRAVQEPKLRAWLQLQAK; this is encoded by the coding sequence ATGTTCGTTCGTAACACTGCTTCTGCCTTTTCTGCCTTTGTTCTTTTTCTCTTCGCTACAGTTGGAGTGCAGGGCCAGCGGCTGCCTTTGGGTGTTCATCCCGAACACTATGGCCTTACGATTACGCCGGATCTCAAGGCTGCGACCTTTAGCGGGGAAGAGACGATCGATCTGGTGCTGGACGTGCCGAGTAAAAGCATTACGTTGAACGCTGCGGAGATCAAATTTGGCGAGGTGAAAGCTTATGCGTTGCCGGTCGCTGCGTATTCGTATGGCAAGTTGGGGTCGCAGCCGAAACCGCTAACGCCGATGGAAGTGGATCGGCATCCGCAGATCGCGGTGACGACGCTTGACGGCGAGAAGGAGCAGGCGACATTTAAGTTTCCGGAGGAGTTGGCTGCGGGAAAGGTGACGCTCGAGATTCGTTACACGGGAGTGCTGAACGATAAGCTGCGTGGGTTCTATCTTTCGAAGACGAAGGTGCGCAACTATGCGGTGACACAGTTTGAGCCTACCGATGCGCGGCGTGCGTTTCCGAGCTTTGACGAGCCTGCGCTGAAGGCTACGTACGACATTACGATGGTCGTCGATAGTGGGGATACGGCGATCTCGAACACGAATCTGATCTCGGATAAATCGGGGCCGGTGGCGGGGAAACATACGCTTCGATTTGCGACGACGCCGAAGATGTCGAGCTACCTGGTGGCGTTTCTGGTGGGCGACTTCAAGTGTTCGGAGGGGAAGTCGGATGGGGTGCCGATTCGTGTGTGCTCGACGCCGGATAAGGTGGGGCTGACGAAGTTTGCGCTGGAGTCGGCGAAGTACGTTCTGCATTATTACGACACTTATTTTGGGATTAAATATCCGATGCCGAAGCTGGATATGATCGCGCTGCCGGACTTTGAAGCAGGCGCGATGGAGAACTTCGGCTGCATAACATATCGCGAGACGGATCTGCTGGTGGAACCGAAGATCGGGACGATTGGGGAGAAGAAGCGTGTTGCGACGGTGGTGGCGCATGAGACGGCGCACCAGTGGTTCGGCGATATGGTGACGATGTGGTGGTGGGACAATCTGTGGCTGAATGAAGGCTTCGCGACTTGGATGGAGACAAAGGCGGCGGCGGCGTGGCACCCGGAGTGGAACTTTGCCGAGGATGATGCGCAGGCGCTGAACGATACGCTGGACCTTGATGCGCAGAGGACGACGAGAGCGATTCGCGCGACGGCCGATACGCCGGATGAGATCAATGAGATGTTTGACGGGATCTCGTATGGCAAGGCGGGCGCGGTGATCGGGATGGTGGAGAACTATCTGGGGGCGGAGGTGTTTCGCCAGGGGGTGCAGAGCTATCTGAAGGCGCACTTGTATGCGAATGCGTCGGCGGAGGATTTCTGGAATGCGCAGACGTCGAACTCGCACCTGCCGGTGGATAAGATCATGTCGAGTTTTGTGACGCAGCCGGGTGTGCCGCTGCTGGGGTTTGGCGAGCGACAGGCGGGAGGGTTTCCATTGACGGGAAGCCGGTTGTTCTCCTCGATTTCGGAGATGCGTCGGCCGATGGGCGGTCGCATGCCGGAGTGGACCGTTCCAATTTGTGTGAAGACGGAGGGACAACCTGTCTGTCGAGCGATGACGCCGGACTTTTCAATCTTCCATCCCCATATGCTTGAGGCAGAGGGACTGCCTTTTTTCTATGCGAATGCTGGAGCGAAGGGCTACTACCGCACGGTTTATACGCCGGCGCAGTTCGAGGCAATTGAGGCGAGGGCGGAGGGCTCGCTGACGCCGCCGGAGCGGATTGGGCTGTTAGGCGATCGGTGGGCGCTGGTTCGCTCGGGAGAAGTTGCGGTGGGAGATTATCTGGGTCTGGTGTTGAGGTTGAAGCAGGATCCTAGTGAGGCTGTGATCGATACGGCGCATCAGGAGATTCAGAAGCTTGACTCGGATATTGCGACGGATGAGGACCGTGCGGAGCTGGCCGCAGTGCTTAGGCGGCAGTTTGGGCCGGTGTATAGCGCGCTTGGAGGTCCGGCGAAGAAGGAGTCGTATGATCGGCAGCAGATTCGCGGGACGCTGTTCGAGTTGTTGGGGGAGGCGCGTGACCCCGCTGTTCTGGCCGAGGCGCAGATACTGACGGTGCGTGTGTTTGCGGCGGGCAGCGAGAAGGATAAGACGCTGGATTCCACGCTTGCGGACGCGGCGGTGCAGGTAAGCGCGGCCCACGGTGATGTGGCGCTCTATGACAAGGTGCTGGCGGTGAGCAGAAACTTCAGCGATCCGGCACAGCAGATCGACGCGCTGCGGCTGCTGGTGCAGTTTCGCGATCCGGCGTTGGTGAAGCGGACGCTTGACCTGATTGCTTCAGGAGAGGTTCGAAACCAGGACAGCGGGACTATGCTGACGTCGCTGATGCGCCAGCGCGAGACTCGCGACCAGGCCTGGGACTATGTCCGGAAGAACTGGGAACAGGTGCGGGCTCAGTTTACGGTCTCGTCCGGGGCCGAGGTGGTAGAGGCTACAGGATCTTTCTGTACAGAGAAACAGAGGGACGAGGTGATTGGTTTCTTCGCCGCACATAAGGTTGCGGCCGCGGAGAGAACTCTTTCAAAGGCAGTTGACAGCATCAACGACTGCATTGAAGTCCGGGCGGTTCAGGAGCCGAAGCTGCGTGCATGGTTGCAGCTTCAAGCAAAGTGA
- the pgl gene encoding 6-phosphogluconolactonase, whose protein sequence is MPRPVSVTYRVSPTPAATARAGAQLFTDAVVKAAAARGLARIAISGGTTPKTMFGQLADPAEPFLKQVPWDKLELYWVDERCVPPDNAESNYRMTNEALLSKVPLVAERVHRMEGELAPEVAAARYESTIRNSFKLEGAETPTFDLVLLGMGDDGHTASLFPHTEALNEMSHIVVPNHVPQKDTWRITLTWPVINQGREVAFLIEGAGKTQVLHDVFLGPYQPEVHPSQLIRPASGQLTLLLDAAAAAKLPAPPNSGSTGTLELK, encoded by the coding sequence ATGCCACGTCCTGTTTCGGTCACCTATCGAGTATCACCAACACCGGCGGCCACGGCTCGCGCCGGAGCACAGCTGTTTACGGATGCCGTGGTGAAGGCCGCCGCAGCGCGTGGTTTGGCTCGCATTGCCATCTCCGGTGGCACAACGCCCAAGACGATGTTCGGCCAACTGGCGGATCCTGCTGAGCCGTTTCTGAAGCAGGTACCGTGGGACAAGCTCGAGCTCTATTGGGTCGACGAGCGCTGCGTACCACCTGACAATGCTGAGTCGAACTACCGCATGACCAACGAGGCGCTGCTCTCGAAGGTTCCGCTGGTGGCCGAACGCGTCCACAGGATGGAGGGCGAGCTTGCTCCTGAGGTTGCGGCGGCGCGTTACGAGTCGACGATTCGTAATTCGTTCAAGCTCGAAGGCGCGGAGACCCCTACCTTCGACCTGGTGTTGCTTGGTATGGGTGATGATGGGCATACAGCTTCGCTCTTCCCCCACACCGAGGCGCTGAACGAGATGAGCCACATCGTGGTTCCAAATCACGTTCCTCAGAAGGACACCTGGCGCATCACGCTGACTTGGCCTGTGATCAACCAGGGCAGGGAGGTGGCGTTTCTGATTGAAGGTGCGGGCAAAACGCAGGTGCTGCACGATGTTTTTCTGGGTCCATATCAGCCTGAGGTCCACCCCTCGCAGCTGATTCGACCCGCTAGCGGACAACTGACCCTCTTGCTCGACGCGGCTGCAGCGGCTAAGCTGCCAGCACCGCCGAATTCCGGTTCGACCGGTACCTTGGAGCTCAAATAG
- a CDS encoding methyltransferase domain-containing protein, which translates to MPTTSISSPEISSQDILDGSSEVLSAHPLSTFPSPGFADGLDFSRRANLIELMDMPCSYEELRACLHDIARVNRLTLAQRPTLGWLEELVSAGPALSAPLRIVDVGCGYGDTLRKIDRWATKRGVPVRLTGIDLNPDAIRAARESTPSSQQIEWLVGDALADHTNGPIDVVICSLLTHHLTNSQIVLFLRWMEQTARRGWFIDDLHRKPMPYHLFRLWARVADWHPFVKNDGPVSIRRSFVAEDWQGLCAAAEISDESVSIREHRPARLCVGRVK; encoded by the coding sequence TTGCCGACCACTTCTATCTCTTCCCCCGAAATCTCGTCACAAGACATCCTCGATGGATCTTCCGAGGTTCTTTCCGCCCATCCACTATCAACATTTCCCTCTCCTGGATTTGCGGACGGCCTCGACTTCTCACGACGCGCCAATCTGATCGAACTGATGGACATGCCGTGCTCGTACGAAGAGCTTCGCGCGTGTTTGCACGATATTGCGCGGGTGAACCGGCTTACGCTGGCGCAGCGGCCCACACTCGGCTGGCTTGAAGAGCTGGTGTCAGCGGGGCCTGCTTTGTCTGCTCCGTTGCGCATCGTGGATGTTGGCTGCGGCTACGGAGACACGCTGCGGAAGATCGATCGATGGGCGACGAAGCGCGGAGTTCCCGTCAGGCTTACGGGGATCGATCTCAATCCGGATGCGATTCGTGCAGCGCGGGAGTCGACTCCGTCGAGCCAGCAGATTGAGTGGCTGGTTGGGGATGCGCTGGCCGATCATACGAATGGGCCGATCGATGTCGTGATCTGCTCGCTGCTGACACATCACCTGACAAACTCGCAGATCGTGTTGTTTCTGCGCTGGATGGAGCAGACGGCGCGGCGCGGGTGGTTCATCGACGATCTTCATCGCAAGCCGATGCCGTACCACCTCTTTCGTCTATGGGCACGCGTGGCCGACTGGCATCCTTTTGTGAAGAACGATGGACCAGTGTCGATCCGGCGCAGCTTTGTTGCGGAGGACTGGCAGGGGCTGTGCGCTGCCGCAGAGATTAGCGACGAGTCCGTCTCGATCAGGGAACATCGTCCTGCGCGGCTTTGCGTGGGGCGGGTGAAGTAA